The Desulfitobacterium chlororespirans DSM 11544 genome contains a region encoding:
- a CDS encoding COG1361 S-layer family protein, whose translation MKNILQKSRYIMIILLAMILVVSPLMTTAALGDDATAIKSNLVITEYKVTNTSGNILSVIRQGDSVNLEITVKNPGIKTSLISDSAHIEVSRLVDNFSGNGHPAITITSQGDEPLAMTIKFSGIKYAGGGKTFKFMVGYKDLSVDYDITDLSIKECADQENKPGDDYKVTPSLLITSSLNQETLKPNQLMDLTINIENLSDLSLHDVVVSLTPSSSIYLVSGKNTFSLNTIDGRKTSSFTVKIKTGIDLPPVSQNIGVDLKYTYDNGSEIVQGTTSEKISLISEIGESSGPILFISGVQTEEALKSNSERDVTIQIINMGDTTASDITVLLSPSDSIYFPDGKSSFLLKDIKGNTEERFTVRIKAAGEVASTLQSIGVEVKYSYTSGSSIIEDTATGKIAIVTAGKSPAPILFISGLQTKDILKGDEEKEITLQIANMGETTASDITVSLNPSDSIYLPDGQSSFFLKSIKGYTEESITVKVKAASEPSSSLQTLGVDTSYSYDSGGGMVPSTASGKVVVVTESHKEADASVPYLIVSNYSYGGSPVAANTAFKLSMDFYNTSSSLSIENIVVTLETGENFSVASSSNTFYYESLGAGQTLTQELDLQALLVANSGQTSISGAKTVEVGFKYEYSTGSKRATNTMSEKLSIPIYLPDRFELAQPQLPDFVAVGQESVITLSYVNKGKNSISNVEAAIEDITGEMETPAKVQQLGNIEAGKSSTIGFAFMPLQPGELSFTIKITYEDANLEPVIKEFPVLVSAFDAPPPMNMGMPEMAPEQEGKIPLPWLIGAAIILLAGTGIAIMRIKKARAQKKINSIDFSWEEDAPAQDLPLTEDKTDGTAPSTDAPSKSEV comes from the coding sequence ATGAAGAACATTTTGCAAAAATCACGTTACATAATGATTATTCTTTTGGCTATGATTTTGGTCGTTTCCCCCTTGATGACTACTGCAGCATTAGGGGACGATGCCACCGCTATCAAAAGCAACCTGGTTATAACCGAATATAAGGTCACGAATACTTCTGGAAACATCCTATCAGTAATACGCCAGGGTGATTCAGTAAACCTGGAAATTACGGTAAAAAATCCGGGCATTAAGACATCACTAATATCGGATTCTGCGCATATTGAAGTGTCCCGGTTAGTTGATAACTTTTCAGGGAATGGTCATCCTGCAATTACAATAACCTCTCAAGGCGATGAGCCCCTTGCCATGACTATCAAATTCTCTGGCATCAAGTATGCCGGGGGCGGTAAAACCTTTAAGTTCATGGTTGGCTACAAGGATTTATCTGTAGACTATGACATCACAGACCTATCTATAAAGGAATGCGCTGATCAGGAAAACAAACCTGGCGACGATTACAAAGTAACCCCCTCCCTGCTGATAACCAGTTCTCTCAACCAGGAAACCTTGAAACCCAATCAGCTCATGGATCTGACCATCAACATTGAAAACCTCAGTGACTTGAGCCTTCATGATGTGGTTGTGTCACTCACTCCTTCATCGTCTATTTACCTTGTGTCTGGCAAAAATACCTTCTCTTTAAATACCATTGACGGAAGAAAAACCAGCTCTTTTACCGTGAAAATCAAAACGGGGATTGACCTTCCTCCGGTGTCGCAAAATATTGGCGTGGATCTCAAATATACTTATGACAACGGAAGTGAGATTGTCCAAGGTACCACCAGCGAAAAAATCAGCCTCATCAGCGAAATCGGTGAATCTTCCGGGCCAATCCTCTTCATCAGCGGCGTTCAAACGGAAGAAGCACTGAAAAGTAACAGCGAGAGGGATGTGACGATTCAAATCATCAATATGGGGGATACAACCGCTTCTGATATCACGGTTTTACTCAGTCCATCGGACTCCATTTATTTCCCGGATGGCAAAAGCTCTTTTTTATTAAAAGACATCAAGGGCAACACGGAAGAACGCTTTACCGTGAGAATAAAGGCAGCAGGTGAGGTAGCCTCGACGCTGCAAAGCATTGGCGTCGAGGTAAAATATTCATATACCAGCGGCAGCAGCATTATCGAGGACACGGCCACCGGCAAAATTGCCATTGTGACCGCCGGCAAATCCCCTGCGCCCATTCTGTTCATCAGTGGCCTCCAAACCAAGGACATCCTGAAAGGCGATGAAGAGAAGGAAATTACCCTGCAAATAGCCAACATGGGGGAAACAACCGCTTCCGATATCACCGTTTCCCTCAATCCGTCGGACTCCATTTATCTCCCGGATGGCCAAAGTTCCTTTTTCTTAAAAAGTATTAAGGGCTACACGGAAGAAAGCATCACCGTCAAAGTAAAGGCCGCCAGTGAGCCGTCCTCATCCCTGCAAACCCTCGGTGTCGACACCAGCTATTCCTATGACAGCGGCGGCGGTATGGTACCGAGTACGGCTTCCGGCAAAGTGGTGGTGGTGACCGAAAGCCATAAGGAGGCCGACGCCTCGGTTCCCTATCTCATTGTCAGCAATTATTCTTATGGAGGTTCTCCGGTAGCAGCCAATACAGCCTTTAAGCTATCCATGGATTTTTACAATACCAGCTCTAGCTTGAGCATTGAAAACATCGTTGTAACCTTGGAAACAGGCGAGAATTTTTCTGTAGCCAGTTCCTCCAACACCTTTTACTATGAATCTCTGGGGGCGGGACAAACCCTTACACAGGAATTGGATTTGCAGGCGCTGCTTGTCGCCAACTCCGGTCAAACCAGTATATCGGGTGCTAAAACCGTAGAAGTCGGTTTTAAATATGAGTATAGCACCGGCAGTAAACGCGCCACCAACACGATGAGCGAAAAGTTGTCCATCCCCATTTACCTGCCGGATCGTTTTGAACTGGCGCAGCCCCAATTACCTGATTTCGTCGCTGTCGGGCAGGAGTCGGTTATTACTTTAAGCTATGTGAATAAAGGGAAAAACTCTATATCGAATGTGGAGGCGGCGATTGAGGATATTACAGGAGAAATGGAGACGCCTGCCAAGGTGCAGCAGCTTGGCAATATTGAGGCGGGAAAGAGCAGCACCATCGGTTTTGCTTTTATGCCGTTGCAGCCAGGGGAACTGTCCTTCACCATCAAAATTACTTATGAAGACGCTAATTTAGAACCTGTCATCAAGGAATTTCCCGTGCTGGTCTCAGCTTTTGATGCGCCTCCCCCCATGAATATGGGCATGCCGGAAATGGCGCCTGAACAGGAAGGCAAAATCCCGCTCCCTTGGCTGATTGGCGCAGCCATTATCTTACTGGCGGGCACAGGAATTGCCATAATGCGTATCAAGAAAGCCCGGGCACAAAAGAAAATAAACTCGATCGACTTTTCCTGGGAAGAAGACGCGCCCGCCCAAGACCTGCCGCTGACGGAGGATAAAACCGACGGCACCGCACCAAGCACAGATGCGCCTTCCAAATCAGAGGTATAG
- a CDS encoding ABC transporter permease: MTWKDILKMCLRNLRRRKSRTLLTVLGVLIGCCSIVIMVSIGIGTKVSQEEMLAEMGDLTIITVMVPNMGNDQNKLDDAGIRTIAQIPNVIAVSPKISPDELFNDIYFKIYAGIGDRYINDWLPVAAYDSSSLEKLGFKLVDGAYPATTKGVLVGEMFAYNFRDSYRPEGSNRVDRYANIDFNNFDMDQLKNNMPDPYFNPLTSSLTLVLEKEGIAKYSIPLEVTGRVKEDYNKGYETSEGVLLDLAFLEQILKDSGAAKNTTEKKSYQNALVKVDHISKVAEVEKEIKRLGFDTRSMESIREPMEKEARQKQLMLGGLGAISLFVAAIGITNTMIMSISERTKEIGIMKALGCYVKDIRIIFLTESGIIGLLGGVVGNIVSLIISLVMNFVSEGAGGSKISIIPLWLIGFAVVFSIFIGVGSGYYPANKAVKISALEAIKSD, encoded by the coding sequence ATGACTTGGAAAGATATTTTAAAAATGTGCCTGCGCAATTTGCGCCGCCGCAAATCCAGAACCTTATTAACCGTGCTGGGGGTACTGATCGGGTGCTGCAGCATTGTCATTATGGTATCCATCGGCATCGGCACTAAAGTCTCCCAGGAAGAAATGCTGGCGGAAATGGGAGATTTGACAATTATCACCGTTATGGTGCCCAATATGGGCAACGATCAAAATAAACTGGATGACGCCGGCATCAGAACGATTGCTCAGATACCCAATGTCATCGCCGTATCGCCGAAAATCTCTCCCGACGAACTGTTCAACGATATTTACTTTAAGATCTACGCCGGAATTGGCGACAGATATATCAACGATTGGCTCCCGGTGGCGGCCTATGACAGCTCCAGCCTGGAAAAGTTGGGATTCAAGCTTGTGGATGGAGCATACCCCGCCACTACTAAGGGGGTGCTGGTCGGCGAAATGTTTGCTTACAATTTCCGGGATTCCTATCGGCCGGAAGGAAGCAATCGGGTTGACCGTTACGCCAATATTGATTTTAATAATTTCGATATGGACCAACTCAAGAACAATATGCCGGACCCCTACTTCAACCCGCTCACGTCCTCTCTGACTCTGGTCCTGGAAAAGGAAGGCATCGCCAAGTACAGCATCCCCCTTGAAGTAACCGGACGCGTCAAAGAAGATTACAACAAAGGTTATGAAACCAGCGAAGGTGTCTTGCTGGACCTGGCTTTTCTGGAACAGATCTTAAAGGATTCCGGTGCGGCAAAAAACACGACCGAAAAGAAAAGCTATCAAAATGCTCTTGTTAAGGTAGACCACATTTCCAAAGTCGCCGAAGTGGAAAAGGAAATCAAGCGGCTTGGCTTTGATACCCGATCTATGGAAAGCATCCGTGAACCCATGGAAAAAGAAGCGCGGCAAAAACAGCTGATGCTGGGGGGACTGGGGGCTATTTCATTGTTCGTGGCCGCTATTGGGATTACTAATACGATGATTATGTCCATCTCTGAGCGGACCAAGGAAATCGGCATTATGAAAGCATTGGGCTGCTATGTAAAGGATATTCGTATCATTTTTCTTACGGAATCCGGTATTATTGGCCTCTTGGGAGGAGTTGTCGGTAATATCGTCAGTTTGATCATTTCACTGGTCATGAATTTTGTTTCGGAAGGTGCCGGCGGCAGCAAAATATCCATTATACCCCTCTGGCTTATCGGCTTTGCCGTTGTCTTTTCAATTTTTATCGGAGTGGGCTCCGGGTACTATCCTGCCAACAAAGCCGTGAAAATATCGGCGCTGGAAGCAATTAAAAGCGATTGA
- a CDS encoding FAD-dependent oxidoreductase produces the protein MKELYDLIIIGSGSAGMAAGIYAGRSKLKTLVIDRDRAGGQIKITSEVENYPGILNISGEELSQTMRRQAEKFGVKFRQAAVESVDLAGDIKKIRTAEGEYEALAVIIATGSVPRKLGFIGEEEFRGRGIGYCATCDGEFFTGMDVFVIGGGLAAAEEGIFLTRYARKVTMIVRGDGFSCPQTISERVLAHPKIEVKFNTELREAGGDTVLRYAEFVNNRSGETWRYDVTDQKQTFGVFVFVGYIPQSAEYAQEVGIDERSYIPTDESMGTNVEGVYAAGDIRPKELRQLVTAVADGAIAATSAEKYLVGKKERLGLGEPGELGDEEKTPVTRQGSSLLDDSLKEQLVPILERLENRIGLLAFLEGGSEFSEELRSFLSEFAGLTDKVEVEFLNRGEDAVREKEANITLFPAVAVLGPDGAYTGVQFHGIPGGHEINSFILALYNAAGPGQAVGEETLAKIRGVNRKVNFKIGVSLSCTLCPDVVTLTQLMALKNLLIEAEMIDVAHYPDFKNKYAIMSVPAIVVNDEKVVFGKKNLEELLELAKS, from the coding sequence ATGAAAGAACTCTATGATCTGATTATTATCGGTTCCGGCAGTGCGGGGATGGCTGCGGGCATTTATGCCGGGCGTTCGAAGCTTAAAACCCTTGTGATTGACCGGGACCGGGCCGGAGGGCAGATCAAAATCACCTCCGAGGTGGAGAATTATCCGGGCATCCTGAATATTTCAGGGGAAGAGCTCAGCCAGACCATGCGCAGGCAGGCGGAAAAATTCGGTGTGAAATTTCGGCAGGCGGCGGTGGAGTCCGTAGATTTAGCTGGGGATATTAAGAAAATCCGGACGGCTGAAGGGGAATATGAGGCTTTGGCTGTGATCATTGCCACCGGGTCTGTGCCCAGAAAACTGGGCTTTATTGGGGAAGAGGAATTCAGAGGACGGGGTATTGGCTATTGTGCAACCTGTGACGGTGAGTTTTTCACAGGGATGGATGTTTTCGTGATCGGTGGAGGGCTGGCTGCGGCAGAGGAAGGGATTTTCCTGACCCGCTATGCCAGAAAAGTCACCATGATCGTCCGGGGGGATGGATTTTCCTGCCCCCAAACTATCTCCGAAAGAGTTCTGGCCCACCCGAAGATCGAGGTGAAGTTCAACACCGAGCTTCGGGAAGCGGGCGGGGATACGGTTCTGCGCTACGCTGAATTCGTGAATAACCGGAGCGGCGAAACATGGCGGTATGATGTAACGGATCAGAAGCAGACTTTTGGGGTGTTTGTTTTCGTGGGATACATTCCGCAAAGCGCCGAATATGCTCAGGAGGTCGGAATCGATGAGCGGAGCTATATTCCCACCGATGAGAGCATGGGCACCAATGTGGAGGGGGTCTATGCCGCAGGGGATATCCGTCCCAAGGAGCTGCGGCAGCTGGTTACTGCCGTAGCGGACGGCGCCATCGCGGCCACCAGCGCTGAGAAATATCTGGTAGGGAAGAAGGAACGGCTGGGGCTAGGTGAACCAGGCGAGCTGGGTGATGAGGAGAAAACTCCAGTCACCCGGCAGGGATCTTCGTTATTGGACGACTCCCTTAAGGAACAGCTGGTGCCTATTCTGGAACGGCTGGAAAACCGGATTGGGTTGCTGGCCTTTCTGGAGGGGGGCAGCGAGTTCAGCGAGGAACTGCGGAGCTTTCTGTCCGAGTTTGCCGGACTGACTGATAAGGTGGAGGTTGAGTTCCTGAACCGGGGTGAGGACGCGGTCAGAGAGAAAGAAGCCAATATCACCCTTTTCCCTGCCGTGGCGGTGCTGGGACCGGACGGGGCCTATACGGGAGTGCAGTTTCACGGCATACCCGGCGGCCACGAAATCAACTCTTTTATTCTGGCCCTGTATAATGCGGCAGGACCTGGCCAGGCGGTAGGGGAAGAGACTCTGGCCAAAATCCGGGGAGTGAACAGGAAAGTCAACTTCAAAATCGGGGTCTCGCTTTCCTGCACTCTCTGCCCGGATGTGGTGACCCTGACTCAGTTGATGGCCTTGAAAAATCTCCTGATCGAGGCGGAGATGATCGATGTGGCTCATTACCCTGATTTTAAAAACAAGTACGCGATTATGAGCGTACCGGCTATTGTGGTCAATGATGAAAAAGTCGTTTTCGGCAAGAAGAATCTGGAGGAATTGCTGGAGCTGGCTAAGAGCTGA
- the ahpC gene encoding alkyl hydroperoxide reductase subunit C, whose amino-acid sequence MSLIGKEVNEFKVQAFVEGAFKEVTKADLLGKWSVFVFYPADFTFVCPTELGDLADQYDEFKKIGVEIYSVSTDTHFVHKAWHDASDTIRKIRYPMLADPTAKLAKDFEVYIEEEGLALRGSFVVNPEGKIVAYEVNSNNIGREAAELLRKVQAAQFVAEHGDQVCPAKWRPGAETLKPSLDLVGKL is encoded by the coding sequence ATGTCACTTATCGGTAAAGAAGTAAACGAGTTCAAGGTGCAGGCTTTTGTGGAGGGTGCTTTCAAGGAGGTAACCAAAGCGGATTTGCTGGGCAAATGGTCGGTTTTCGTATTCTACCCTGCTGATTTTACTTTTGTTTGCCCCACAGAGCTGGGGGATCTGGCCGATCAATATGATGAATTCAAGAAAATCGGTGTGGAGATTTACTCCGTGTCCACCGATACCCATTTTGTGCATAAGGCTTGGCATGATGCCTCCGACACCATCAGAAAAATCCGCTATCCGATGCTGGCTGACCCAACCGCCAAGCTGGCCAAGGACTTTGAGGTTTATATTGAAGAGGAGGGCTTAGCTCTGCGGGGCAGCTTTGTGGTCAATCCTGAAGGAAAGATCGTAGCCTATGAAGTCAACAGCAACAATATCGGCCGTGAGGCAGCGGAATTGCTGCGCAAGGTGCAGGCTGCTCAGTTCGTTGCGGAGCATGGGGATCAGGTTTGCCCGGCAAAATGGCGGCCCGGTGCAGAAACCCTTAAACCCAGCCTGGATCTGGTAGGGAAGCTGTAA
- the menC gene encoding o-succinylbenzoate synthase has protein sequence MRIEKIEVFHLRMPMKFSFKSSQALFHQRETLVIKVTDELGHFGFGEVVAFQGPFYTGETLPRAKEVLLQRLLPQLLEGEISHPFAIHSWPDLGYPMAVAGVENALLDGFARRQQQSIMDSVFDEETQERIYGGMVLGDLEPATLLRQIEDYLQEGYVRFKIKIKPGDGFAKLQRVREKYPDLMLLADANRSFHAEQLPELRKIDQLGLLCLEEPLASGDPGAYQRLQEQMLTPLCLDESIQTKADLLQAAESGACQAVNLKVGRVGGLAYVKEMIEICRKHKIHYWIGSMMESGISKILHVHLASLKDNYIPGDLSSSRRYFARDVIRPEITVQRGLIQVPRGPGLGVEIDEEALNYYTIDQRTLERGTGPGINGSS, from the coding sequence ATGCGGATTGAGAAAATTGAAGTGTTCCATTTGCGCATGCCCATGAAGTTCAGCTTTAAATCCTCCCAAGCTCTGTTTCATCAGCGGGAGACTCTGGTGATTAAGGTAACGGATGAGTTGGGCCATTTCGGGTTTGGCGAGGTGGTTGCTTTCCAGGGGCCTTTTTATACTGGGGAGACCCTGCCCCGCGCCAAGGAAGTCCTGCTTCAACGCTTGCTTCCCCAACTCCTGGAGGGAGAGATATCCCACCCCTTTGCCATTCACTCCTGGCCGGATTTGGGTTATCCCATGGCTGTGGCCGGAGTAGAGAACGCTCTTCTGGACGGGTTCGCCCGCCGGCAGCAGCAGTCGATTATGGACTCTGTATTTGATGAAGAGACCCAGGAGAGGATTTATGGGGGCATGGTCCTGGGAGATCTGGAGCCGGCCACCTTGCTCAGGCAAATCGAAGACTATCTCCAAGAAGGGTATGTGCGGTTTAAAATCAAAATCAAGCCTGGGGACGGTTTTGCCAAATTGCAGAGGGTCCGTGAAAAATACCCTGATTTAATGCTATTGGCTGATGCGAACCGAAGTTTCCATGCAGAACAGCTCCCCGAGCTGAGAAAAATTGATCAGCTGGGATTGCTGTGTCTTGAAGAACCCTTGGCGTCCGGAGATCCAGGCGCTTATCAAAGGCTCCAGGAACAAATGCTAACCCCCCTATGTCTGGATGAAAGTATCCAGACCAAAGCGGATCTGCTCCAGGCTGCTGAGTCAGGAGCTTGTCAGGCTGTCAATCTCAAGGTGGGCCGCGTAGGCGGTCTGGCCTATGTTAAAGAAATGATTGAGATCTGCCGTAAGCATAAGATCCATTATTGGATCGGCAGTATGATGGAAAGCGGAATATCAAAAATTCTCCATGTCCATTTAGCCAGCCTAAAAGACAACTACATCCCCGGAGACTTATCTTCATCCCGGCGTTATTTTGCCAGAGATGTGATTCGGCCGGAGATAACAGTCCAAAGGGGCCTTATCCAGGTACCCCGGGGCCCGGGCTTAGGTGTGGAGATCGATGAAGAGGCTTTAAATTATTACACAATTGATCAGAGGACCCTGGAACGGGGTACGGGTCCCGGAATCAATGGCTCCAGCTAA
- the menE gene encoding o-succinylbenzoate--CoA ligase, giving the protein MVVNWLKKQALEKPHKLFLNELSFQEVDRRVTDLAGRIYPFVKAEDRVALYAPNSVDVALFFLALQALQIEVFMMNTRLTAEERAKKLNTLNIRVAFSDDDTFIPLARVLAGDYDEQARCREEEAPEKIAVIMDTSATSGDYKSVPLRGKQLDAHVQASRQVLGVREEDNWLLVLPMYHIGGLAILMRSLYNGTRVTLLGKFAEEQIIKWIEEGSLTMLSLVPTLLMRIVNRIRQHRLRVVLVSGEFIPKSLVEICLEKRIPIYKSYGMTETTSQCTTFCVAENPAKLDSVGLPLPGVTLRIVNPDGEGIGEVSIQSPMVMDGYLGKEAVEGFLNTQDMGYVDEEGYLYILDRRRDILISGGENIYPQEIEQVLYAHPEISECAIVGMKDEKWGQVPVLFVVSSLGDEELMDYLAGKLARYKLPRKIVHLRSLPRNATGKILKKNLAELAYAD; this is encoded by the coding sequence GCTGTTTTTGAATGAACTGTCCTTTCAGGAAGTGGACCGTCGTGTCACCGACCTGGCCGGTCGGATCTATCCCTTTGTCAAAGCCGAAGACAGAGTTGCTCTTTACGCTCCTAATTCGGTGGACGTGGCCCTGTTTTTTTTGGCCCTGCAGGCTTTGCAGATCGAGGTATTCATGATGAATACCCGCTTGACTGCGGAGGAAAGAGCAAAGAAGTTAAACACATTAAACATCCGGGTGGCTTTTTCCGACGATGATACGTTTATTCCCTTGGCAAGGGTGCTGGCCGGTGACTATGATGAACAGGCACGCTGCCGGGAAGAAGAGGCCCCGGAGAAGATTGCGGTGATTATGGATACCAGTGCAACCAGCGGTGACTATAAGTCGGTGCCCCTGCGCGGGAAGCAGTTGGATGCTCATGTGCAGGCCTCCCGGCAAGTTCTGGGAGTCAGGGAAGAAGATAACTGGCTGCTCGTCCTCCCCATGTATCATATCGGCGGTTTAGCCATTTTAATGCGCAGCTTGTATAATGGCACCCGAGTCACCCTGCTGGGAAAATTCGCTGAAGAGCAGATCATAAAATGGATCGAAGAGGGTTCGCTGACGATGCTCTCCCTGGTTCCCACCCTGTTGATGAGGATTGTCAACCGCATCCGCCAACATCGTTTGCGGGTGGTTTTGGTGAGCGGGGAATTCATTCCTAAATCCTTGGTGGAAATTTGCCTGGAGAAAAGGATTCCCATCTATAAATCCTACGGCATGACGGAGACCACCAGTCAATGCACGACCTTTTGCGTCGCGGAAAACCCTGCCAAGCTGGATTCGGTGGGCTTGCCCTTGCCGGGGGTCACTCTCCGCATTGTTAATCCGGATGGGGAGGGAATCGGAGAAGTATCCATTCAAAGTCCCATGGTTATGGACGGGTATCTGGGGAAAGAGGCGGTGGAGGGGTTCCTTAACACCCAGGATATGGGCTATGTGGATGAGGAGGGGTATCTCTACATCCTGGATCGGCGCAGAGATATCCTTATCTCTGGAGGAGAAAACATCTATCCTCAGGAAATTGAGCAGGTTTTGTATGCCCATCCTGAGATATCAGAATGTGCCATTGTCGGGATGAAGGATGAAAAGTGGGGACAGGTACCGGTATTGTTTGTAGTTTCCTCCTTGGGGGATGAGGAGCTCATGGATTATCTGGCCGGGAAACTGGCCAGGTATAAATTGCCCCGAAAAATAGTGCATTTACGGTCGCTGCCGAGAAATGCCACGGGCAAAATACTGAAAAAGAATTTGGCAGAGCTGGCCTATGCGGATTGA